The following proteins are encoded in a genomic region of Nocardioides renjunii:
- a CDS encoding branched-chain amino acid ABC transporter permease, with protein sequence MSTIMDSYRGLKLGNRWDSAPRLFKMFLLLLVVAFAFYLPYLNILPFAYVRTDLNPTGSDWASVLFLIVVYMIVAVGLNVVIGLAGLLDLGYVGFYALGAYSVALFGSPSSPVVEALQSRFGLSEDWAVPFAICIPIAITMSLIAGVILGAPTLRLRGDYLAIVTLGFGEIIRITARNLDNVTGGAAGITQVPVPPGPEVDGRSFFNTIDAERWYWLALVILLIIIWLTLRLEHSRVGRAWLAIREDEDAAAVMGVAGFKFKLWAFAIGASVGGLAGLLFGSKQQYVEPNAFMLNLSFLFVAMVVIGGSGNVVGVLVGAFLLTYLPERFRELQEWRPFAFGVALVLVMVLRPQGLVPSRRRAREFEDRRHEAEEAAADV encoded by the coding sequence ATGAGCACGATCATGGACTCCTACCGCGGGCTCAAGCTCGGCAACCGCTGGGACAGCGCTCCCCGGTTGTTCAAGATGTTCCTGCTGCTGCTGGTGGTCGCGTTCGCGTTCTACCTGCCCTACCTCAACATCCTGCCGTTCGCCTACGTGCGCACCGACCTGAACCCGACCGGTTCGGACTGGGCGAGCGTGCTCTTCCTCATCGTCGTCTACATGATCGTGGCCGTCGGCCTCAACGTCGTGATCGGGCTCGCGGGCCTGCTCGACCTGGGCTACGTCGGCTTCTACGCCCTGGGGGCCTACTCGGTGGCCCTCTTCGGCTCGCCGTCGTCGCCGGTGGTGGAGGCGCTGCAGTCGCGCTTCGGCCTGTCGGAGGACTGGGCGGTCCCGTTCGCGATCTGCATCCCCATCGCGATCACGATGTCGCTCATCGCTGGCGTGATCCTCGGCGCCCCGACGCTGCGGCTGCGAGGCGACTACCTCGCGATCGTGACCCTCGGCTTCGGCGAGATCATCCGCATCACCGCCCGCAACCTCGACAACGTGACCGGCGGCGCAGCGGGCATCACCCAGGTGCCGGTGCCGCCCGGGCCGGAGGTCGACGGTCGCTCGTTCTTCAACACGATCGACGCCGAGCGCTGGTACTGGCTGGCGCTGGTCATCCTGCTGATCATCATCTGGCTGACCCTCCGGCTCGAGCACAGCCGCGTCGGCCGCGCCTGGCTGGCCATCCGCGAGGACGAGGACGCCGCCGCAGTCATGGGCGTCGCGGGCTTCAAGTTCAAGCTGTGGGCCTTCGCCATCGGCGCGTCCGTCGGCGGGCTGGCCGGTCTGCTCTTCGGCAGCAAGCAGCAGTACGTCGAGCCCAACGCGTTCATGCTCAACCTGTCCTTCCTGTTCGTGGCCATGGTGGTCATCGGTGGGTCCGGCAACGTCGTCGGCGTGCTCGTCGGCGCCTTCCTGCTGACCTACCTGCCCGAGCGGTTCCGCGAGCTCCAGGAGTGGCGCCCGTTCGCCTTCGGCGTCGCCCTCGTCCTGGTGATGGTGCTGCGCCCGCAGGGCCTGGTGCCGAGCAGGCGGAGAGCACGCGAGTTCGAAGATCGACGACACGAGGCCGAGGAGGCTGCTGCCGATGTCTGA
- a CDS encoding branched-chain amino acid ABC transporter permease, with amino-acid sequence MDFDALISGLDRHTLDGITRGSIYALVALGYTMVYGVMKLINFAHSEVFMVGTWTVLGVYTVLGATAGSSIGMVIGATLLALIAAMLASAGTALAVERIAYRPLRKKGAPPLIFLITGIGCSIVLVETFGQVLRAFFGPPFGRVTVNIPSVLETKVVFTIPGIDLAVTNTRLLIIIGAIVMMLALDTFVNKSRLGRGVRAVAQDPDTASLMGVNQDRVIMLVFVLGGAMAGVAALLFTIQYDITKFDIGFIIGIKAFTAAVLGGIGNLRGALVGGLLLGVVEVYASQIWDSSWTDVTAFVVLVLVLMFRPTGLLGESLGKARA; translated from the coding sequence GTGGACTTCGACGCCTTGATCAGCGGGCTTGACCGACACACGCTCGACGGCATCACCCGCGGATCGATCTACGCGCTCGTCGCGCTCGGCTACACGATGGTGTACGGCGTGATGAAGCTGATCAACTTCGCCCACTCCGAGGTCTTCATGGTGGGCACCTGGACCGTGCTGGGGGTCTACACCGTCCTCGGTGCCACCGCCGGCTCCAGCATCGGCATGGTCATCGGGGCCACGCTGCTCGCACTGATCGCGGCGATGCTCGCCTCCGCCGGCACCGCGCTGGCGGTCGAGCGGATCGCCTACCGGCCGCTGCGCAAGAAGGGCGCTCCGCCCCTCATCTTCCTCATCACCGGCATCGGCTGCTCGATCGTGCTGGTCGAGACCTTCGGCCAGGTGCTGCGGGCCTTCTTCGGCCCGCCGTTCGGCCGCGTGACGGTCAACATCCCGTCGGTCTTGGAGACCAAGGTGGTCTTCACGATCCCCGGGATCGACCTCGCCGTCACCAACACCCGGCTGCTCATCATCATCGGCGCGATCGTGATGATGCTGGCGCTGGACACCTTCGTGAACAAGAGCCGCCTCGGTCGCGGCGTCCGCGCCGTCGCGCAGGACCCCGACACCGCGTCGCTGATGGGTGTCAACCAGGACCGCGTCATCATGCTGGTCTTCGTCCTCGGTGGCGCCATGGCCGGCGTCGCGGCGCTGCTGTTCACGATCCAGTACGACATCACCAAGTTCGACATCGGCTTCATCATCGGCATCAAGGCCTTCACCGCGGCGGTCCTCGGGGGCATCGGCAACCTGCGCGGTGCGCTGGTCGGTGGCCTCCTGCTCGGCGTCGTCGAGGTGTACGCCTCCCAGATCTGGGACTCCAGCTGGACCGACGTGACCGCGTTCGTGGTCCTCGTCCTCGTCCTCATGTTCCGGCCCACCGGCCTGCTGGGTGAGTCCCTCGGAAAGGCACGCGCATGA
- a CDS encoding ABC transporter ATP-binding protein, producing MSEQTTHDTGIEVLPDTSDHDLIALEATGAKGEVLLEVDHVTLRFGGVVALDDVHFEIRRGEILGLIGPNGAGKTTCFNAMTGVYTPTEGTIRFKGQEISGQKSHKINQLGIARTFQNIRLFPEMSALENVMVGCDARHKTSVLGALFRAYRVRPSEEELPASGIRRSFAKVFGISRHTLEERAGRRRSMELLRFVGISDRAHELARNLPYGYQRRLEIARALATEPELICLDEPAAGFNPAEKEDLMGLIRRIRDLGHTVLVIEHDMKLVLGVTDRIVVLEFGQKIAEGSPEQVARDPKVIAAYLGEPDDAA from the coding sequence ATGTCTGAGCAGACCACGCACGACACGGGCATCGAGGTCCTGCCGGACACCTCGGACCACGACCTGATCGCGCTCGAGGCCACCGGGGCGAAGGGTGAGGTCCTGCTCGAGGTGGACCACGTCACGCTGCGGTTCGGTGGGGTCGTCGCCCTCGACGACGTCCACTTCGAGATCCGTCGCGGCGAGATCCTGGGCCTGATCGGCCCCAACGGTGCCGGCAAGACGACCTGCTTCAACGCGATGACCGGCGTCTACACCCCGACCGAGGGCACGATCCGGTTCAAGGGCCAGGAGATCTCGGGCCAGAAGTCGCACAAGATCAACCAGCTCGGGATCGCCCGCACGTTCCAGAACATCCGGCTCTTCCCGGAGATGTCGGCGCTGGAGAACGTCATGGTGGGCTGCGACGCCCGCCACAAGACGAGCGTGCTGGGCGCGTTGTTCCGTGCCTACCGGGTCCGCCCGTCCGAGGAGGAGCTGCCGGCCAGCGGCATCCGCCGCAGCTTCGCGAAGGTGTTCGGCATCAGCCGCCACACCCTCGAGGAGCGCGCCGGGCGCCGTCGGTCGATGGAGCTGCTCCGCTTCGTGGGGATCTCCGACCGGGCGCACGAGCTGGCGCGCAACCTGCCCTACGGCTACCAGCGCCGTCTGGAGATCGCGCGGGCCCTGGCCACCGAGCCGGAGCTGATCTGCCTGGACGAGCCGGCAGCCGGCTTCAACCCGGCGGAGAAGGAGGACCTCATGGGCCTCATCCGCCGGATTCGCGACCTGGGCCACACGGTCCTGGTCATCGAGCACGACATGAAGCTGGTCCTCGGCGTCACCGACCGGATCGTGGTCCTTGAGTTCGGGCAGAAGATTGCTGAAGGCAGCCCCGAGCAAGTTGCCCGTGACCCGAAGGTCATCGCCGCCTATTTGGGAGAACCCGATGATGCTGCTTGA
- a CDS encoding branched-chain amino acid ABC transporter substrate-binding protein, translated as MIRSSKTWQAAAIAAAAGLVLSACGTTDTDGGGGGDASGEDCNFKIGAMGALSGANASIVIPSVDGAELALSQWDGGDCEVSLERFDTEGDPAKATPVATQIAGDETFIGVIGGAFSGETRATKTIYQDGGVPMISQSATATDLTQDEPVEVFHRLVPYDDYQGAAIAKYLTDEVGASKVFVVDNSEAYGEPLADRVEETLGDAMVQRDKTQVGQTDFAPTISKMESAAPDAIFYGGYIAEAAPLLKQIRDAGIDAPFVGGDGLYGADFGNAVGPAGEGAVVMCPCAPIEEDSTFAADFEAEFGSAPGAYAAEGYDAMNVFLAALDDGARSREEVLEFIKGYQEEGLSKEVAFDDAGDVPAENVSYWAYKNTDGVLTPEVEVAPEG; from the coding sequence ATGATCCGCTCATCCAAGACGTGGCAGGCTGCCGCCATCGCGGCCGCTGCCGGTCTGGTGCTCAGCGCGTGCGGAACCACCGACACCGATGGTGGTGGCGGCGGCGACGCGTCCGGCGAGGACTGCAACTTCAAGATCGGTGCGATGGGTGCGCTGTCCGGCGCCAACGCCAGCATCGTGATCCCGTCGGTCGACGGTGCCGAGCTGGCCCTGAGCCAGTGGGACGGCGGCGACTGCGAGGTCAGCCTGGAGCGCTTCGACACCGAGGGCGACCCGGCCAAGGCGACCCCGGTCGCGACCCAGATCGCCGGCGACGAGACGTTCATCGGCGTCATCGGTGGCGCGTTCTCGGGCGAGACCCGCGCGACCAAGACGATTTACCAGGACGGCGGCGTCCCGATGATCAGCCAGTCGGCCACCGCGACCGACCTGACGCAGGACGAGCCCGTCGAGGTCTTCCACCGTCTCGTTCCCTACGACGACTACCAGGGTGCGGCGATCGCCAAGTACCTGACCGACGAGGTCGGCGCCTCCAAGGTGTTCGTCGTCGACAACTCCGAGGCCTACGGCGAGCCGCTGGCGGACCGCGTCGAGGAGACCCTCGGTGACGCCATGGTGCAGCGCGACAAGACCCAGGTCGGCCAGACCGACTTCGCGCCCACCATCTCCAAGATGGAGTCGGCCGCGCCGGACGCCATCTTCTACGGCGGCTACATCGCCGAGGCGGCCCCGCTGCTCAAGCAGATCCGTGACGCCGGCATCGACGCTCCGTTCGTCGGTGGCGACGGCCTCTACGGTGCCGACTTCGGCAACGCCGTCGGCCCGGCCGGCGAGGGTGCCGTCGTGATGTGCCCCTGCGCCCCGATCGAGGAGGACAGCACCTTCGCTGCCGACTTCGAGGCCGAGTTCGGCTCCGCTCCCGGCGCCTACGCGGCCGAGGGCTACGACGCGATGAACGTCTTCCTCGCCGCCCTCGACGACGGTGCCCGCAGCCGCGAAGAGGTCCTCGAGTTCATCAAGGGCTACCAGGAGGAGGGCCTCAGCAAGGAGGTCGCCTTCGACGACGCCGGCGACGTGCCGGCCGAGAACGTCTCCTACTGGGCCTACAAGAACACCGACGGCGTCCTGACGCCCGAGGTGGAGGTCGCGCCCGAGGGCTGA